The genome window TTACTTGATGttttataaaacaaatttattgttaAAAAGTATAGTATTTTTGGCATGCCATaacaaaaaggcaaaacaaaaacaaaataaaaagttaaCACTAAGAATTGATAAATTTGAGTACAAAAGACGTGGTTGGAACTTGTAGGttataacaaataaattggCCTATGTAATACTTTAAATTCATAATGGTTTGTGTTCACTTTACATCCTTTAGAACCTGAGCAAACGATGGTGGGGGCTTAAAGTTGGTGACCTCCTTGTAGATCAGCTCCTTCCATTTGTCTACGGGCAAATCCAtatcctcgaagctgtgatCGTATGGTGGTGAGGTCTGCTCGACGCTGGGCTCCGCATACTTCTCCAGATAGGGATGGGAAAGAGCCTCCTCGGCTGTGATCCGCTTCTCGGCATCCAACTCCAACATCTTTTCCAGCAAATCGATGGCCAGCGGATTGGCGTtcttaaaaacatttttaaaacttCGTCCCTTCATAGGCGGAAGTGACTGGATGTAGGAACGTGCACTTTCCGATGAGATCTTCTTCAAAAATTCGGCGGGTGGCGTGCCCAACATCTCCATAATCAGGTTTAGCTGGTGAATATGATCGGTGCCTGGGAAGAGGGTGCGTCTGGTAATTAGTTCGGCCATGATGCAGCCCACCGACCAGATGTCCACCGTTTGGTCGTAGTGCATCCAATTGAGCATTATTTCAGGTGCGCGGTACCAACGCGTGGCCACATAGCCTGTCATCTCGTTCTCCGTTGGACGGGCCAGCCCGAAGTCTAGAATGCGCAGCTCGCAATCCTCGTTGACGGCAATGTTTGAGGGCTTAAGATCACGGTGGATCACTCCGGCGCTGTGGATATACTTTAAGCCACGGAGTATCTGGTAGACTAAATACTGGACGTGGTCGTCGGACAAGTTCTGCATCCGTATGATGTTATTCAGATCTGCGTCCATCAAGTGGGTAACCAAGTACACCTGTTGGAAGTTCTCTAGCGATGCATTAGCGGGATGTGGATGGAAAATGTCCAGCAGGCCGATTACGTTCTCATGATCCATATGCTTCAAAAGTCGAAGCTCCCGGTACGTCCTCTTTGCATGGACGGCGGATTGAAAAGGCCTGGCAAGCTTTTTAATGGCCACATGCATATTGGTGCCACGAACAAGTGCCTTCGACACCTGTCCGTAAGCTCCCGATCCCACGGGCTGCAGATCCTGATATGTATCCGGGATCTCCCATTCCGTTCGGTTTATATCCAACTTGTAAAACTTTTTTGTAATGGACACTGACATGGTATTGCTTGAGGAAGGGCGTCGTCACCTTAGTTAATGGTGCCTATGAACGAGATATGTATTGACCATTAAAATGTCATGCCAACGATAATTCCATGCTGATTACGTTTATCTTGAGGCAGCTCTGCAGCAGTAGTACGTACCTCTGTTCCACGCCCAAGAATATTAACAACTAAGTACTGGTCCCTGGCATTTTTCCTATATTTTTTCGCTTTACTCCATTCCGATGCGTGTTAGGCATCCATGAATCAGATCGTCAGTGGATCGGATCGATCAGAAGCGACACACGAATGCGCTACATTTGATTAATGTAAGGTTgttaaaatcatttttggcacggtaataaaaataatactatAGTAAGTATCTTTTTCCACTCTTATCGTTATCCTTAAATGTGAATAaaggtattaaaagtaataagtttggttagtttttaataatattttcaaaattaaataatatattatatttttaaaacccATATACCGTAAAATTTAGAGTGTAGCGCgcttaaatgaaaataaacaaacggCGTTGCCAGACCGTCAGCTGACAATTCAATAAGAATTTATCGAATAAGTATTTAAAACAGCTGTCTCTTGTTTTTCTTGCAAATTCGTGCCGCACCATCCCCTGACCCATTTTCCGTTGCAGTTTTGGTGTACTTTGAATGAAAAATAGTCAGTGACACTACTCGCGCCTGCGCAGTTGCAACGCCGGGGTTATCAAATAAGCTAATCTAATCGTTCCGTTAACGCAGCCTGACATTCCGCCCTACCATTCTCCGACGAACAGTTAGTTTCGCACGGAAGCCGCTCCCGCTCGCATCGTAACCTAGAAAACTTTAGCGTATGTACATAAGTAAATTGACGAGATTATTTGAATGATACTGAATATATtagcggtataaaacataaacattaCAAGGTTTAACAAGTGTTCGcttgaaaatttaaatgttaggCCGCAGGGGAGCTGGAAGAAGCCACTTCAACCGCTGTGAACTGCGACCTTTGGAACCTGGACTGGCAAACATGCAGATTTTCTATAATCCACTATCTCAGATAGCAGGAACATTGTTAACATCGATGGCATGTTCGGCACAAGTAAAAGATCTGCGGGCCGAGTGCGATTAGATAGTCCGGGGGGTTCAAAGTATGGTTTGAAGGGTTGCTATAACTTCAACCCCTGTACCACTTTTCTTTTACAATTTTCTAGGAAAACTTCACACTCCCCAAAGGCCTATGTatattggaaatatttttgGTAGATAACCTACAGTTCGTTATCTTCCATAATAGCTCATcataaaatgaaaacattaactATCATGTTTCTTTCTATTTGCAGACACAATGACTTCAAAACTGCTGCCCGGAAATATTGTGTACGGAGGTCCTGTGACTGAACGGGAGGCCCAGGACTGCAGATCCCTGGGTCAGTACATCCTCGACAAGTACAAGAGCTTCGGCGACCAGACGGTCCTGGTGGATGCCGTCAATGGGGTGGAGTACACTGCCAGTTTCATGCACAAGTCCATTGTACGGCTGGCATACATCCTTCAAAAACTGGGAGTCAAACAGAATGACGTCGTCGGTTTGTCTAGCGAAAACAGCGTTAACTTCGCCCTGGCCATGTTCGCTGGTCTAGCAGTTGGGGCTACGGTTGCTCCCCTTAACGTAACATATTCCGATCGTGAAGTGGACCACGCCATTAACTTGTCTAAGCCAAAGATCATATTCGCCTCTAAGATTACCATTGATCGTGTTGCCAAAGTGGCCAGCAAGAATAAGTTCGTCAAGGGCATCATTGCGCTCAGTGGAACTTCCAAGAACTTTAAGAACATCTATGATCTTAAGGAGCTGATGGAGAACGACAAGTTCAAGACACAGCCTGACTTCACGAGCCCTGCTGCCAATAAGGACGAGGACGTGTCTCTTATTGTGTGCTCTTCTGGAACCACCGGACTTCCTAAAGG of Drosophila mauritiana strain mau12 chromosome 3R, ASM438214v1, whole genome shotgun sequence contains these proteins:
- the LOC117144845 gene encoding mitogen-activated protein kinase p38a, whose translation is MSVSITKKFYKLDINRTEWEIPDTYQDLQPVGSGAYGQVSKALVRGTNMHVAIKKLARPFQSAVHAKRTYRELRLLKHMDHENVIGLLDIFHPHPANASLENFQQVYLVTHLMDADLNNIIRMQNLSDDHVQYLVYQILRGLKYIHSAGVIHRDLKPSNIAVNEDCELRILDFGLARPTENEMTGYVATRWYRAPEIMLNWMHYDQTVDIWSVGCIMAELITRRTLFPGTDHIHQLNLIMEMLGTPPAEFLKKISSESARSYIQSLPPMKGRSFKNVFKNANPLAIDLLEKMLELDAEKRITAEEALSHPYLEKYAEPSVEQTSPPYDHSFEDMDLPVDKWKELIYKEVTNFKPPPSFAQVLKDVK